A single region of the Paraburkholderia megapolitana genome encodes:
- the tsaB gene encoding tRNA (adenosine(37)-N6)-threonylcarbamoyltransferase complex dimerization subunit type 1 TsaB, producing the protein MTRTVLLALDTSTEFCSVALLSAFTASVTSTVTATSSDPLIWVRHEATGAVSSARLLPAIRELFEEAGLALSACDAIAFGAGPGSFTGLRTATGVAQGLAFGLDRPVVPVSTLLACAESARSRDPSAARVLVALDARMDEVYWADYAWDEAQGEWRTVHAASLDAPGQVGLPDAPFTLAGNAAAVFGARLPARDAARVVDGAALPHAVPVAFAALRAFRAGRTVPADQAAPEYVRNKVAQTTVERMAVKAAQAAGATAVPVSTESVSAQPKAVRGEGSR; encoded by the coding sequence ATGACTCGAACTGTGCTGCTTGCCCTCGATACGTCGACCGAATTCTGTTCGGTCGCGTTGCTGTCCGCCTTCACGGCGTCTGTTACCTCAACCGTTACCGCTACTTCCTCCGATCCGCTCATCTGGGTGCGCCACGAAGCGACCGGTGCTGTGTCCAGTGCGCGGCTTTTGCCGGCTATCCGCGAGCTGTTCGAGGAGGCGGGGCTAGCGCTTTCCGCCTGCGATGCGATTGCGTTCGGTGCCGGGCCGGGCTCGTTTACCGGTTTGCGGACCGCGACCGGCGTCGCGCAGGGCCTCGCGTTTGGGCTTGACCGGCCGGTGGTGCCGGTCAGCACCTTGCTCGCCTGCGCGGAGAGTGCGCGTTCGCGCGATCCATCGGCGGCGCGCGTGCTCGTGGCGCTCGATGCGCGCATGGACGAGGTCTATTGGGCCGACTACGCGTGGGACGAAGCGCAGGGTGAATGGCGCACGGTACACGCAGCGTCGCTCGATGCACCCGGTCAGGTCGGCCTGCCCGATGCGCCGTTCACGCTCGCAGGGAATGCAGCCGCTGTGTTCGGCGCGCGTTTGCCGGCGCGCGACGCGGCGCGCGTGGTCGACGGTGCAGCGTTGCCGCACGCCGTGCCGGTCGCGTTCGCCGCGCTGCGCGCGTTTCGCGCCGGGCGCACCGTGCCGGCCGACCAGGCGGCACCCGAGTACGTGCGCAACAAGGTTGCGCAGACAACGGTTGAACGGATGGCGGTAAAAGCGGCGCAAGCCGCCGGAGCAACCGCGGTGCCGGTCTCTACTGAATCGGTCAGCGCGCAGCCGAAAGCCGTGCGAGGCGAGGGCTCGCGATGA
- a CDS encoding DUF1853 family protein: MMATPAPVAGHDARRDAWADAFDMLTDPMLRDLAWLLHSPSLLRAQLPVGVLAQPLGTAAQAAQTLDWLHALDADAGAAGAAGTLHRAIADAHVTRLGRYAETLLVWFLQNGPVARLVAANIALRRAGVTLGECDFLVETNDGRRLHWELAVKCYLHAGDGRALLADYVGPNLQDRFDRKLAHLLGHQLPLSAREEFASLGHVGPWDAQMLVKGWLFYRQQADQPVDAYERSIVRGAGEEATDEVTDEPVELDPAHLRGWWATRTDWPAFAAAHAPKWRVLPRLEWLAPRRYHPTEPAVAEMTDAVQLAPRLTQHTGPTMVAGFDVDGTGRWCERSRGFVVPDTWPARALVFARE; this comes from the coding sequence CTGATGGCGACGCCGGCACCAGTGGCCGGTCACGATGCGCGGCGCGACGCATGGGCGGATGCGTTCGACATGCTCACCGATCCGATGCTGCGCGATCTGGCCTGGCTGCTGCACAGTCCCTCGCTGCTGCGTGCGCAACTGCCCGTCGGCGTGCTCGCGCAACCGCTGGGCACGGCCGCTCAGGCGGCGCAGACGCTCGACTGGTTGCACGCGCTCGACGCGGATGCGGGCGCCGCGGGTGCCGCAGGTACATTACATCGCGCGATCGCCGATGCACACGTCACACGTCTCGGCCGGTACGCCGAAACGCTGCTCGTATGGTTTCTGCAAAACGGACCGGTCGCGCGGCTCGTCGCGGCGAACATCGCGCTGCGGCGCGCGGGTGTCACGCTGGGCGAATGCGATTTTCTCGTCGAAACGAACGACGGCCGGCGGCTGCACTGGGAGCTGGCCGTGAAGTGCTATCTGCACGCCGGCGATGGTCGCGCATTGCTTGCCGACTATGTCGGCCCGAACCTGCAGGACCGCTTCGATCGCAAGCTCGCGCATCTGCTTGGGCATCAGTTGCCGCTCAGCGCGCGCGAGGAGTTCGCGTCGCTAGGGCATGTGGGACCGTGGGATGCGCAGATGCTGGTCAAGGGCTGGTTGTTCTACCGGCAGCAAGCCGATCAGCCGGTGGATGCGTATGAAAGATCGATCGTGCGGGGAGCGGGGGAAGAGGCAACAGACGAGGTAACTGACGAACCCGTCGAACTCGATCCGGCGCATCTGCGCGGCTGGTGGGCAACACGCACCGACTGGCCTGCTTTTGCCGCTGCGCATGCGCCGAAGTGGCGCGTGCTGCCGCGTCTCGAATGGCTTGCGCCGCGACGCTATCATCCCACCGAGCCGGCGGTTGCGGAAATGACCGACGCGGTGCAGCTCGCACCGCGGCTTACCCAGCACACCGGGCCGACCATGGTGGCGGGTTTCGACGTCGATGGAACTGGGCGCTGGTGCGAACGCTCGCGCGGCTTCGTGGTGCCGGATACGTGGCCCGCACGTGCGCTGGTGTTTGCGCGCGAGTGA
- a CDS encoding DEAD/DEAH box helicase has product MTSSNNSSPLTAIANEALGIDAPVAAELTTPVVAPIAAEAVAPAAVPEGPTFASLGLSPEIVSALVAAGYQTPTPVQQRAIPAAIAGRDLMVSSPTGSGKTAAFMLPAIERFAQLQKTQAAQPREPRDAAGADRRTRRPQPVARPSLLVLTPTRELAMQVTTAATTYGKHLKRLRTVSILGGVAYGQQLMLLAKNPEILVATPGRLIDHLERGRIDLSQLQILVLDEADRMLDMGFIEDIETIVAATPASRQTMLFSATLDGKITSLTSRLLKNPERIEIVQRLESATNIAQTVHYVDDRDHKDRLLDHLLRAEGLDQAIVFTATKSEADQLAGRLADAGFESAALHGDLPQGARNRTIRALRERRVRVLVATDVAARGIDIPGITHVFNYDLPKFAEDYVHRIGRTGRAGRSGIAVSLVHHAEQGALKRIERFVRTTLAVNVIVGFEPRKSAPAGGGRPGFGGRGRPGGSTNGSGRRFGSGSSKPAGSTAGARTGSGNSWGSKPSGSGSREGYGGSRDGGYGARRSDGPRTARRGS; this is encoded by the coding sequence ATGACTTCGAGCAATAATTCCAGCCCGCTGACCGCCATCGCCAACGAAGCTCTCGGCATCGACGCGCCAGTCGCAGCTGAACTCACCACCCCGGTTGTAGCGCCGATCGCAGCTGAGGCTGTCGCCCCGGCCGCCGTGCCGGAAGGTCCGACGTTCGCTTCGCTCGGCCTGTCGCCGGAAATCGTTTCGGCACTGGTCGCCGCCGGCTACCAGACCCCGACGCCGGTTCAGCAGCGCGCCATTCCCGCCGCAATCGCCGGCCGCGACCTGATGGTCTCGAGCCCGACCGGTTCGGGCAAGACGGCAGCCTTCATGCTGCCCGCCATCGAACGTTTCGCACAGTTGCAAAAAACCCAGGCGGCCCAGCCGCGTGAACCGCGCGACGCAGCAGGCGCCGATCGCCGCACGCGCCGTCCGCAACCGGTCGCCCGTCCGAGCCTGCTGGTCCTTACGCCGACCCGCGAACTCGCGATGCAGGTCACGACCGCCGCTACGACGTACGGCAAGCACCTGAAGCGCCTGCGCACCGTCAGCATTCTCGGCGGTGTCGCCTACGGCCAGCAGTTGATGCTGCTGGCGAAGAACCCCGAAATCCTCGTGGCTACGCCGGGCCGCCTGATCGATCACCTGGAACGCGGCCGCATCGATCTGTCGCAACTGCAGATCCTCGTGCTCGACGAAGCCGACCGCATGCTCGACATGGGCTTCATCGAAGACATCGAAACGATCGTCGCCGCCACGCCGGCGTCGCGTCAGACCATGTTGTTCTCGGCCACGCTCGACGGCAAGATCACCTCGCTGACCAGCCGTCTGCTGAAGAACCCGGAACGTATCGAGATCGTCCAGCGTCTGGAATCGGCCACGAACATTGCGCAAACCGTGCATTACGTGGACGACCGCGATCACAAGGATCGTCTGCTCGATCACCTGCTGCGCGCTGAAGGTCTTGACCAGGCCATCGTATTCACGGCCACCAAGAGCGAAGCCGACCAGCTGGCGGGACGCCTCGCCGACGCCGGTTTCGAATCGGCGGCACTGCATGGCGATCTGCCGCAAGGCGCACGTAACCGCACGATCCGCGCGCTGCGCGAACGCCGTGTCCGCGTGCTGGTCGCCACCGATGTGGCAGCTCGCGGGATCGACATCCCCGGCATCACGCACGTGTTCAACTACGATCTGCCGAAGTTCGCTGAAGACTACGTGCACCGTATCGGCCGTACCGGCCGTGCGGGTCGCTCGGGCATCGCCGTGAGCCTCGTGCATCACGCTGAACAGGGCGCGCTAAAGCGCATCGAGCGTTTCGTGCGCACGACGCTGGCCGTCAATGTCATCGTCGGGTTCGAACCGCGCAAGTCGGCTCCGGCCGGCGGTGGCCGCCCCGGCTTTGGCGGCCGTGGTCGTCCGGGCGGCAGCACCAATGGCAGCGGTCGTCGTTTCGGTAGTGGCAGCAGCAAGCCGGCTGGCAGCACCGCCGGTGCACGCACCGGTAGCGGCAACAGCTGGGGCAGCAAGCCGTCGGGCAGCGGCTCGCGCGAAGGCTATGGCGGCTCGCGTGACGGCGGCTACGGCGCACGCCGCAGCGACGGTCCGCGCACCGCACGGCGCGGCAGCTAA
- the rimI gene encoding ribosomal protein S18-alanine N-acetyltransferase → MSGVLLADRYVSPMTEGDLDEVAAIEKVAYEFPWSRGNFEDSLRNGYLGICLRHVTGTLLGYCVLMPVVDEMHLLNLCVAPAAQGAGAGLTLLREAVRVTRTEKLDGLLLEVRPSNHRAIRLYERFGFATIGRRKNYYPARHRGREDAIVMRFSFAEEGADGAA, encoded by the coding sequence ATGAGCGGCGTGCTGCTCGCGGACCGCTACGTTTCGCCGATGACCGAGGGCGATCTGGACGAAGTCGCCGCCATCGAAAAAGTCGCCTATGAATTTCCGTGGAGCCGCGGTAATTTCGAGGATTCCTTGCGCAACGGCTACCTCGGCATTTGCCTGCGACATGTCACCGGTACGCTGCTCGGTTACTGCGTGCTGATGCCGGTCGTCGACGAGATGCATCTATTGAATCTGTGCGTTGCGCCGGCTGCGCAAGGCGCGGGGGCGGGACTTACGTTGCTGCGCGAAGCAGTGCGTGTGACGCGCACGGAAAAGCTCGACGGCTTGCTGCTCGAAGTACGGCCGTCGAATCATCGGGCCATCCGGCTCTACGAGCGCTTCGGCTTTGCGACGATCGGCCGGCGCAAAAACTATTATCCGGCGCGTCATCGCGGCCGGGAGGACGCCATCGTGATGCGTTTTTCGTTTGCAGAGGAGGGCGCAGATGGCGCTGCATGA
- a CDS encoding acyl-CoA-binding protein produces MSDVNALFAQAQEDVKQLTERPGNLTLLRLYALFKQATDGDVQGDKPGFTDIVGKYKYDAWGALKGTSQDAAKQQYVEVVESLKSGTAT; encoded by the coding sequence ATGAGCGACGTCAACGCGCTGTTCGCGCAAGCCCAGGAAGATGTAAAGCAACTGACCGAACGGCCGGGCAACCTGACGCTGCTGCGTCTGTATGCACTGTTCAAGCAGGCCACCGACGGCGACGTGCAAGGCGACAAGCCCGGTTTCACCGATATCGTCGGTAAATACAAATACGACGCGTGGGGCGCGCTGAAAGGCACCTCGCAGGACGCCGCGAAGCAGCAGTACGTCGAAGTGGTCGAGTCCCTGAAGAGCGGCACGGCCACCTGA
- a CDS encoding uracil-DNA glycosylase: MALHESALEELGLATQWVRRGSAPTEAAASAGMGRDSASTEAAASAGLRRDSASIERAVSAGTIEPQAGRPAVVVESQTGTPAHGASTGSTRSTDKASDRLDARNVRSTPAASAEAPPPPDDDFAWFDDLPSTPPQQRKQQPGTSDANQASQEEPAQAAVATLDWDALSERVSACERCRLCEKRTKTVFGVGDREADWMLVGEAPGENEDRQGEPFVGQAGKLLDNMLRSLDLARDKNVYIANVIKCRPPGNRNPEPDEVARCEPYLQRQVALVKPKLIVALGRFAAQSLLKTDASISSLRGRVHAYEGVPVIVTYHPAYLLRSLHDKAKSWADLCLARDTLGRAADPTEH; encoded by the coding sequence ATGGCGCTGCATGAATCCGCGCTGGAAGAACTCGGGCTCGCGACCCAGTGGGTGAGGCGCGGGAGTGCGCCGACGGAGGCTGCTGCGTCTGCCGGGATGGGACGCGATAGTGCATCGACGGAGGCTGCTGCGTCTGCCGGGTTGCGACGCGACAGTGCGTCGATTGAACGTGCGGTATCTGCCGGGACGATCGAGCCACAGGCGGGGCGGCCGGCCGTGGTCGTGGAGTCGCAGACAGGCACGCCGGCGCACGGTGCGAGCACCGGAAGCACGCGAAGTACCGACAAGGCATCGGACCGGCTGGACGCCCGCAACGTACGCAGCACGCCCGCTGCTTCGGCCGAAGCACCGCCGCCGCCCGACGACGACTTCGCCTGGTTCGACGACCTGCCCTCGACACCTCCGCAGCAACGAAAGCAGCAGCCCGGCACCAGCGACGCCAACCAGGCCAGTCAGGAAGAACCGGCGCAAGCCGCAGTCGCCACGCTCGACTGGGACGCCTTGAGCGAGCGCGTATCTGCATGCGAACGCTGCCGACTTTGCGAAAAACGCACGAAGACCGTGTTCGGCGTCGGTGATCGCGAGGCCGACTGGATGCTGGTCGGCGAAGCCCCCGGCGAGAACGAAGACCGCCAGGGCGAACCGTTTGTCGGTCAGGCCGGCAAGCTGCTCGACAACATGCTGCGTTCGCTCGATCTGGCGCGCGACAAGAACGTCTACATCGCCAACGTGATCAAGTGCCGGCCGCCCGGCAACCGCAATCCCGAGCCCGACGAAGTCGCGCGTTGCGAGCCGTATCTGCAGCGCCAGGTTGCGCTCGTCAAGCCGAAGCTGATCGTGGCGCTCGGTCGTTTCGCCGCGCAGAGCCTGTTGAAAACCGATGCGAGCATCTCGTCGCTGCGCGGCCGCGTGCATGCGTACGAGGGCGTGCCGGTCATCGTCACGTATCACCCGGCGTATCTGCTGCGCAGTCTGCACGACAAGGCGAAATCGTGGGCCGATCTGTGTCTCGCGCGCGATACCCTGGGTCGCGCGGCAGACCCGACGGAGCACTGA